One region of Epilithonimonas zeae genomic DNA includes:
- a CDS encoding AI-2E family transporter: MNQTYPFYLKLSCILISIVVLGFLAIIGEQIFVPMILGLLVAILLTPLSRFMEKRLRFPRSLSSILASLLALAIIAGVIYGISIQVAKLSNDWPQFQKQFITLTDDLQSWISKTFGVRRKDQLEYLNDTAKKSISTGTAILERALKSIGYILMLTGFTFLFALFFLLYRTHLLKFLVASFTESHHKTVFEVVHSIQFMVKKYLVGLFLQMIIVTILSLIAYTIIGVKYNFMLAILTGILNILPYIGIFIALLIGALITFATSGISHVLFIVIAIVVIHAIDGNIIMPRVVGSKVKINSLIVIIGLVVGEMLWGIAGMFLTIPVLAILKIIFDRVEGLQSWGFLMGEDDEVPVFKSTFDKYFYTKKAKVDKIIADSDNETQE; encoded by the coding sequence ATGAATCAAACTTATCCTTTTTACCTCAAGTTATCTTGCATTCTCATCAGTATTGTTGTTCTGGGATTTTTGGCGATTATCGGCGAGCAGATTTTTGTTCCGATGATTTTGGGATTGCTTGTGGCAATTTTGCTGACGCCACTTTCCCGTTTTATGGAGAAGCGACTAAGATTCCCGAGAAGTTTGTCATCTATTCTGGCGAGTCTTTTGGCTTTGGCAATTATTGCAGGTGTAATTTACGGAATTTCAATACAAGTGGCTAAATTGTCGAATGACTGGCCTCAGTTTCAGAAACAATTTATTACTTTGACGGATGATTTGCAAAGCTGGATTTCCAAAACATTTGGCGTCAGGAGAAAAGACCAGCTTGAATATCTGAATGATACAGCTAAAAAATCAATCAGCACAGGAACAGCCATTTTGGAAAGAGCTTTGAAATCGATTGGCTATATCTTGATGTTGACAGGTTTTACATTTTTGTTTGCCCTATTTTTCCTTTTGTACAGAACACATCTTCTGAAATTTTTGGTAGCAAGTTTCACAGAGTCGCATCATAAAACGGTTTTTGAAGTGGTTCACAGCATTCAGTTTATGGTGAAAAAATATTTGGTAGGACTGTTTTTACAGATGATTATTGTGACGATTTTGTCTTTGATTGCTTACACAATTATCGGAGTCAAATATAATTTTATGCTAGCCATCCTTACAGGAATTCTGAATATTCTGCCATATATAGGGATTTTCATCGCTTTATTGATTGGTGCTTTGATTACGTTTGCAACTTCGGGAATTAGTCACGTTTTGTTCATCGTGATTGCGATTGTTGTGATTCATGCGATTGACGGAAACATCATAATGCCAAGAGTGGTGGGTTCTAAAGTGAAAATCAATTCGCTGATTGTGATTATCGGTTTGGTGGTTGGCGAAATGCTTTGGGGGATTGCAGGAATGTTTTTGACGATTCCGGTTTTGGCGATTCTGAAAATCATTTTTGATAGAGTAGAAGGTCTCCAATCTTGGGGTTTCCTGATGGGCGAAGATGATGAAGTACCGGTTTTTAAATCTACTTTTGATAAATATTTCTACACTAAGAAAGCCAAAGTCGATAAAATAATTGCTGATTCTGATAACGAAACTCAGGAATAA
- a CDS encoding DUF1684 domain-containing protein, whose product MKKLSFLFIILSLFLNAQTEKENVAAIKKFQKELNAEYLNPKESPLRGDNMKNFKKHPFFPINLKYRVTAKFVKTENPVPFELPTSSGKFKQYQEYGKATFELDGQSLTLTLYQSLDLMKMEKYKDYLFLPFRDLTNEKETYGGGKYMDLKIPSGNEIVLDFNQSYQPYCAYNAFDYNCPIVPEENKLPVRIEAGVMYEDVYHH is encoded by the coding sequence ATGAAAAAATTAAGTTTCCTATTCATTATATTGTCTCTGTTTCTAAATGCTCAGACGGAAAAAGAAAATGTTGCAGCAATCAAAAAGTTCCAAAAAGAACTAAATGCAGAATATCTAAACCCAAAAGAATCACCTTTGCGAGGCGATAATATGAAGAATTTCAAAAAGCATCCGTTCTTTCCAATCAATCTGAAATACAGAGTTACAGCAAAATTTGTGAAAACCGAAAATCCTGTTCCGTTTGAATTGCCGACTTCTTCCGGTAAATTCAAGCAATATCAGGAATATGGTAAAGCTACTTTTGAGTTGGACGGTCAATCTTTGACATTGACTTTATATCAAAGTCTGGATCTCATGAAAATGGAAAAATATAAAGATTATCTTTTTCTGCCTTTCCGGGATTTGACGAATGAGAAAGAAACTTATGGCGGCGGAAAATATATGGATTTGAAAATCCCATCAGGAAACGAAATTGTCCTGGATTTTAATCAATCTTATCAGCCATATTGTGCTTATAATGCTTTTGATTACAACTGCCCGATTGTTCCGGAAGAAAATAAGTTACCAGTAAGAATTGAGGCTGGTGTGATGTATGAGGATGTTTATCATCATTAA
- a CDS encoding endonuclease MutS2: MNINQADLNELEFPELLSEIAPFAYSPKTADKIMELRPMEIDEAEISLKKTSEFLTSFESSNAIPFDEYEDIEEELKLMLIENYRLENKSFIKIKTITEQIGKLQRFLPQLSEAFPTLLEEIKDLEFRKEIIDKVDKVFNRFGEVKSEASTILKTLRAEIQHARKAIDENFNRSLVTYSDFLEDIRETIVEDQRVLAVKSGFKKRVNGRVLGISKTGSITYIQPESVVKHYFKLRENQEEEKKEIDKILRQLTAEIAEFQPQLSDYQTYIFDLDLIRAKAKFAEKVNGILPKINRHQTLRLKDAFHPLLWIRNKNENKEIFSQTLTLTEHNRIICISGPNAGGKSITLKTVGLLQLMIQSGILVPCHPKSEMFFFEKIMTDIGDNQSIENHLSTYSSRLKKMSGMIREADNKTLLLIDEFGTGSDPELGGALAESFMEYFYDKKSFGIITTHYTNIKLVVEQLPAATNAAMLFDEHSLEPLYKLEIGQAGSSFTFEVAEKNKIPRFIIKNARKKVEHDIVNLDKTIVKLQQEKFEVEKLKSDLSEKRDSVEDKRDNLQKLNEQLQQKLFNFQKLYEEEHRKLQFGNKIEAFIDSYVKGKSRKDVVKDFVKILEQEKFRKLGTDKDETKRLQVVKRKITQQLKKEDVIEKIAETNEKLEEKRKAERAVWMKVGQRVRIAGSTSVGTIEKISKNKVIVNYGTFKTTIDSGELERI, encoded by the coding sequence GTGAATATTAATCAAGCAGACCTTAACGAATTAGAATTTCCGGAACTCCTTTCGGAAATCGCCCCTTTCGCTTACTCGCCGAAAACGGCAGACAAAATAATGGAACTTCGTCCAATGGAAATAGACGAGGCAGAAATCTCTTTGAAAAAAACCTCAGAATTCTTAACGAGTTTTGAAAGTTCCAACGCCATTCCTTTTGATGAATATGAAGACATCGAAGAGGAACTAAAACTGATGCTGATAGAGAATTACAGATTAGAGAATAAATCGTTTATCAAAATCAAAACAATTACCGAGCAAATCGGGAAATTGCAAAGATTCTTACCTCAGCTTTCAGAAGCTTTCCCCACATTATTGGAAGAAATCAAAGATTTGGAATTCCGAAAAGAAATCATTGATAAAGTTGACAAAGTTTTTAACCGATTTGGAGAAGTCAAAAGCGAAGCCTCGACAATTCTGAAAACCTTGAGAGCAGAAATCCAACACGCCAGAAAAGCAATTGACGAAAACTTCAACCGCTCTTTGGTTACTTATTCGGATTTTTTAGAAGATATCAGGGAAACAATTGTCGAAGACCAAAGAGTTTTAGCGGTAAAATCCGGTTTCAAGAAAAGAGTTAACGGACGTGTTTTAGGTATTTCCAAAACAGGTTCTATCACTTATATCCAGCCAGAAAGTGTTGTTAAACATTATTTCAAACTGAGAGAAAATCAGGAGGAAGAGAAAAAAGAAATCGATAAAATCCTTCGTCAACTGACTGCAGAGATTGCAGAATTCCAGCCACAACTTTCGGATTATCAAACTTATATTTTCGATTTGGATTTAATTCGAGCCAAAGCAAAATTTGCCGAAAAAGTCAACGGAATTTTGCCGAAAATCAACAGACATCAAACCTTGCGTTTGAAAGATGCATTTCATCCATTACTTTGGATCAGGAATAAAAACGAAAACAAAGAGATTTTCTCACAGACTTTAACGTTAACAGAACACAACCGAATCATTTGTATTTCCGGACCAAATGCCGGTGGTAAATCCATCACGTTAAAAACCGTTGGATTGTTGCAACTGATGATCCAGAGCGGGATTTTAGTTCCTTGTCATCCAAAATCGGAGATGTTTTTCTTTGAAAAGATAATGACAGACATTGGAGACAATCAGTCTATAGAGAATCACTTATCAACTTACTCATCGAGACTGAAAAAAATGTCCGGAATGATTCGTGAAGCGGACAACAAAACGTTGTTATTGATTGATGAATTCGGAACCGGTTCTGACCCGGAATTGGGCGGTGCTTTGGCGGAAAGTTTTATGGAATATTTCTACGACAAGAAAAGTTTCGGAATCATCACAACACATTACACCAATATCAAATTGGTTGTAGAACAATTGCCCGCAGCAACCAATGCAGCAATGCTTTTTGACGAACATTCTTTGGAACCGCTTTATAAATTGGAAATCGGACAAGCCGGAAGTTCTTTCACTTTTGAAGTGGCTGAAAAAAATAAGATTCCGAGATTTATTATTAAAAACGCAAGAAAGAAAGTAGAACACGATATTGTAAACCTTGACAAAACGATTGTAAAACTTCAGCAGGAAAAATTCGAAGTTGAAAAATTGAAATCTGATTTGTCGGAAAAACGAGATTCTGTTGAAGATAAACGAGATAATCTCCAAAAACTGAATGAACAGCTTCAGCAAAAGTTATTCAATTTCCAAAAACTTTACGAAGAAGAACACAGAAAACTACAATTTGGAAACAAGATTGAAGCGTTTATCGACAGTTATGTGAAAGGTAAATCCCGAAAAGATGTGGTCAAAGATTTTGTGAAAATCCTGGAACAGGAAAAATTCCGAAAACTGGGAACTGACAAAGATGAAACAAAACGTCTTCAGGTGGTGAAACGTAAAATCACGCAACAACTGAAGAAAGAAGACGTCATCGAAAAAATTGCTGAAACCAACGAAAAATTGGAAGAAAAACGCAAAGCAGAACGCGCGGTTTGGATGAAAGTTGGCCAACGTGTTCGAATCGCCGGAAGTACAAGTGTTGGCACCATTGAAAAGATTTCAAAAAACAAAGTCATTGTTAACTACGGAACCTTCAAAACCACGATTGATTCCGGAGAATTGGAGAGAATATAA
- a CDS encoding YceI family protein: MRLLYLLFGFMTLFAQAQENFVQINGSTNVNKFQCVNNKFKAETGVYTFTERSLPNIILKVNEFDCGNKMMTKDFQKILNSEKYPNMIIKFINFTKVQKNYIAVVEVKMMNQSKRYNVEFEIENNKLIGRKNVKFSDFNITPPKKMGGMIVVKDDLDLTFSLATKI; this comes from the coding sequence ATGCGACTTCTTTATTTACTTTTCGGTTTTATGACGCTTTTTGCGCAGGCACAGGAAAATTTTGTTCAGATTAACGGAAGTACTAATGTAAACAAGTTTCAATGTGTCAATAACAAATTCAAAGCAGAAACTGGCGTTTATACTTTCACAGAAAGAAGCCTTCCGAATATCATTTTAAAAGTCAACGAGTTCGATTGCGGAAACAAAATGATGACCAAAGATTTTCAGAAAATCCTGAATTCTGAAAAATATCCGAATATGATTATCAAGTTCATCAACTTCACCAAAGTTCAGAAAAATTATATCGCCGTTGTAGAAGTCAAAATGATGAACCAAAGTAAAAGATACAACGTAGAATTTGAGATAGAAAATAATAAGTTAATCGGACGCAAGAATGTAAAATTCAGTGATTTTAATATCACTCCTCCAAAAAAAATGGGCGGAATGATCGTCGTAAAAGACGACTTGGACCTGACATTCAGCTTAGCAACCAAAATTTAA
- a CDS encoding YceI family protein translates to MKTTKNLISLGLVLGGLLLPQLSNAQKITQKTTTITISGTSPMHDWEMKGSTSTFSGIVAGNAITNVNLTVPVKTLNAAKGKTMEKKAYETLKSDKAPNVTFTASSINIGKSNVTGKLTIAGTAKNVSFPVSVVKKGNAYIIDGTETVKLSEFGMDRPGFMGIKTGDAVTVKVNIVAE, encoded by the coding sequence ATGAAAACAACGAAAAATCTAATTAGCCTTGGTTTAGTTTTAGGAGGTCTTTTATTGCCGCAATTATCAAATGCTCAAAAAATAACCCAAAAAACTACAACAATCACTATTTCAGGAACTTCTCCAATGCACGATTGGGAAATGAAAGGTTCAACCTCAACTTTCAGTGGTATAGTAGCAGGAAATGCAATTACAAATGTGAACCTTACAGTTCCAGTAAAGACTTTGAATGCAGCAAAAGGTAAAACAATGGAAAAGAAAGCTTATGAAACTTTAAAATCTGACAAAGCTCCAAACGTAACTTTCACAGCAAGCTCAATCAATATCGGAAAAAGCAATGTTACAGGGAAATTAACCATAGCAGGAACTGCCAAAAATGTTTCCTTCCCAGTGTCTGTAGTAAAAAAAGGAAATGCCTACATCATAGACGGAACAGAAACGGTAAAATTATCTGAATTCGGGATGGATCGTCCAGGATTTATGGGAATCAAAACCGGAGATGCTGTCACTGTAAAAGTGAATATTGTAGCAGAATAA
- a CDS encoding response regulator transcription factor, with translation MENKINHLKEKPSEQFLYIKEMIKKAKLENNIKQLHKSYSLASTYSRGDEQLKYGDSLLITAFKQKDSDIIGDCFLAKGTIYMNEEKYSEALKNYIEGYTYIKKKNNFYLINNAEFLIAQTKIYLGQYNDAHKILKRVLNFYRKNHQKTNNTDYGLYYIYTLISYIDTNSKLNLFDENKELLKEGLDFINKHNYKEYRSYFISLAGTDAYFQKKYDLAISKLDEALKLYNDNWKHLTETYYLGLSYWHKGEKKISIEYLKKISEEYRITGKIDPQFRPAFEILIDYYRDQNDIQKQLQIINQLLALDKLFETNYKYIYVTLQKEYDANILKENKLLLEDALKNEKRTKILLLILCIITLTAFLWLTKYYYKRQKHYKKLFEQIQNADSLINYDYEKIVSQEEYKDLGFSINTLPEINPLIIENILNFLSKFESENEFLQKDLTIQYLAQKCGTNVSYLSKIINQYKKNNFLSYINDLRLNYVIELWQKKPRTRHLRIQEIAEKVGFSTAQSFSKNFKEKYQISPSYFLKRLEKETNI, from the coding sequence ATGGAAAACAAGATTAATCATTTGAAAGAAAAACCATCTGAACAATTTCTTTATATAAAAGAAATGATTAAAAAGGCAAAACTTGAAAATAACATCAAACAACTTCACAAATCTTACTCATTAGCAAGTACCTATTCCAGAGGAGATGAACAATTAAAATACGGAGATAGTCTTTTAATTACTGCTTTTAAACAAAAAGATAGTGATATCATTGGGGACTGTTTCCTTGCAAAAGGCACTATTTATATGAATGAAGAGAAATATTCTGAAGCCTTAAAGAATTATATTGAAGGTTATACATATATAAAAAAGAAAAACAATTTTTACCTTATAAATAATGCAGAATTTCTCATTGCACAAACTAAAATTTATTTGGGACAATATAATGATGCACACAAAATATTAAAAAGAGTTTTAAATTTTTATCGAAAAAATCATCAAAAGACCAATAATACAGATTATGGATTATATTACATATATACTCTTATTTCTTACATAGATACAAATAGCAAACTTAATTTATTTGACGAGAATAAGGAATTACTAAAAGAGGGATTAGATTTCATTAACAAGCACAATTACAAAGAGTATAGAAGTTATTTTATTTCTTTAGCTGGGACAGATGCCTATTTTCAAAAAAAATACGACTTAGCGATTAGTAAATTAGATGAAGCTCTTAAGTTATATAATGATAATTGGAAACATCTAACAGAAACATATTACTTAGGATTAAGTTATTGGCATAAAGGAGAAAAGAAAATATCTATTGAATACTTAAAAAAAATAAGTGAGGAATACAGAATAACTGGAAAAATAGATCCTCAATTTCGACCAGCTTTCGAAATACTTATTGATTATTATAGAGATCAAAATGACATTCAAAAACAATTACAAATCATTAATCAGCTATTGGCTTTAGATAAACTTTTTGAAACAAACTACAAATATATATATGTAACATTACAAAAGGAATATGATGCTAATATTTTAAAAGAAAATAAATTACTTCTAGAAGATGCATTGAAAAATGAAAAGAGAACAAAAATTCTGCTATTAATTCTATGCATAATAACATTAACAGCATTCCTATGGTTAACAAAATATTATTATAAAAGACAGAAACACTATAAAAAATTGTTTGAACAAATACAGAATGCTGACTCTTTGATTAATTATGATTATGAGAAAATAGTTTCACAAGAAGAGTATAAAGATTTAGGATTTTCTATAAACACATTACCCGAAATCAACCCGCTTATTATAGAAAATATACTTAACTTTTTATCAAAGTTCGAATCTGAAAACGAATTTTTGCAGAAAGATTTAACTATACAATATCTTGCACAAAAATGCGGCACCAATGTTTCTTATTTATCCAAAATTATCAATCAATATAAAAAAAACAATTTTCTATCATATATAAATGATTTAAGATTAAACTATGTTATTGAACTATGGCAAAAAAAACCAAGAACGAGGCATTTAAGAATTCAAGAAATTGCAGAAAAGGTAGGATTTAGTACTGCACAAAGCTTTTCTAAGAATTTTAAAGAAAAATATCAAATTTCTCCTTCTTATTTTCTGAAAAGACTGGAAAAAGAGACAAATATTTAA
- a CDS encoding S8/S53 family peptidase: protein MKIDAKYSILIAVLFYNSAFSQNVENSVSVDKTRLMTIIAQQKQKKQRNNILIENLKLKGYKEFIDDGVNEKQLIGADDEGNPLYYTTLNSKASQRIKANSLYDGGSLGLNISGSEMRIGQWDFSKPRLNHELILGKVNYDISQNQTISRHSTHIIGTMVGNNYSNPDATGVAYSAIATAYDWVNDVAEMANEASNNLLVANNSYGFDPIYYQTYQFGKYNETAKNWDQVMYYAPYFQIVKAAGNARGLDPSVVPQVSSKKGYDLLEGAGIAKNVLVVTSVDKNENPSGGSDFFISAFSSLGGTDDGRIKPDISALGQDVYSAIETYNSAYGFYNGTSSATASVSGAIILLQQYWSSLSSVKRDYLWSSSIRALLAHTANDRDALGPDYVYGWGLMDTERATRLMYNDTKSTLIKEDNLQQGGEYRLYVVASEFENQPLVATLAWTDPEGNIVDNTEDDSVPSLVNDLDITILKKDSSGNFKTYYPWKLGGMQNLTAAATRNSDNKVDNIEKVEIDNADGLYQIVIKHKGNLFSGSQNYSLVISGISFCYTDDMYVLTRDKDNIETSNFVGTAKNIKASNVIKSAAQNIVYKASKSVELLPDASGGSGAVGFTAEQGAGFMAIIDPDCDGSLPALVYHSQTDRPIATDNNGNSNTNSSEGSQNVQKQLENLLIYPNPAKTEVNIFYKITTPSIVNITILDLSGKNVYQQKSNQKFPTGIYQKLIQTSGLSAGIYMMVIETSDYKESKKIIIQ, encoded by the coding sequence ATGAAAATCGATGCAAAATATAGTATTCTTATTGCTGTATTATTCTATAACTCTGCCTTTTCACAAAACGTAGAGAATAGTGTATCAGTTGATAAGACCAGATTGATGACAATCATTGCTCAACAAAAGCAAAAAAAACAACGAAATAATATTCTAATTGAGAATCTGAAGTTAAAAGGATACAAAGAATTTATTGATGATGGAGTTAATGAAAAACAACTTATTGGAGCTGATGATGAAGGAAATCCCCTTTATTACACAACACTTAATTCCAAAGCTTCTCAAAGAATTAAAGCAAATTCACTATATGATGGAGGTTCATTAGGTTTAAACATCTCAGGTAGCGAAATGCGTATTGGACAATGGGATTTTTCAAAACCAAGATTAAATCATGAGTTGATTCTTGGGAAAGTAAATTATGATATCTCACAGAATCAAACTATTTCGCGACACAGTACTCATATAATAGGAACGATGGTTGGTAACAATTATAGCAATCCTGATGCAACTGGTGTTGCTTATAGTGCTATTGCCACAGCTTACGATTGGGTAAATGATGTTGCAGAAATGGCAAATGAAGCATCAAATAATCTTTTGGTTGCTAATAACAGTTATGGTTTTGACCCAATATACTATCAAACATATCAATTTGGAAAGTATAATGAAACTGCTAAAAATTGGGATCAAGTTATGTATTATGCACCATATTTCCAGATTGTAAAGGCTGCTGGAAACGCGAGAGGTCTTGATCCTTCTGTAGTTCCACAAGTTTCATCTAAAAAAGGTTATGATCTCTTAGAAGGTGCCGGAATAGCAAAAAATGTACTCGTCGTTACTTCTGTTGACAAAAATGAGAATCCAAGCGGAGGCTCCGATTTTTTCATATCAGCTTTCAGTAGTTTAGGGGGGACGGATGATGGTCGAATTAAGCCAGATATTTCAGCTCTTGGGCAAGATGTTTATTCCGCTATTGAAACTTATAACTCTGCTTATGGATTTTATAACGGAACATCATCTGCCACTGCTTCAGTTTCAGGCGCTATTATTTTACTCCAACAGTATTGGAGCTCCCTTTCTTCTGTAAAAAGAGATTACCTATGGTCGTCCTCAATCAGAGCATTGTTAGCGCATACAGCTAATGATAGAGACGCTTTAGGACCTGATTATGTTTATGGTTGGGGATTGATGGATACCGAGCGTGCAACAAGATTAATGTATAATGATACAAAAAGTACCCTTATTAAGGAAGATAATCTCCAACAGGGTGGAGAATATCGGTTGTATGTAGTTGCTTCAGAATTTGAAAATCAACCATTAGTAGCAACTTTAGCGTGGACTGATCCTGAAGGGAATATTGTTGATAATACGGAGGATGATTCAGTTCCTTCATTAGTAAACGATCTGGACATTACTATTTTAAAAAAAGATAGTAGTGGCAACTTTAAAACTTACTACCCTTGGAAACTAGGTGGAATGCAAAATTTAACTGCAGCTGCAACGAGAAATTCAGATAATAAAGTTGATAACATTGAGAAAGTAGAAATTGATAACGCTGACGGGTTGTACCAAATTGTTATCAAACATAAAGGAAACCTGTTTTCAGGTTCGCAAAACTATTCATTAGTTATTTCAGGGATTTCATTTTGTTATACAGATGATATGTATGTTCTGACAAGAGATAAGGATAATATTGAAACTTCAAATTTTGTAGGAACAGCAAAAAATATTAAAGCATCTAATGTTATTAAAAGTGCTGCCCAGAATATTGTATATAAAGCTTCTAAATCTGTGGAATTATTACCTGATGCATCAGGAGGCTCTGGTGCTGTAGGCTTTACGGCAGAGCAAGGTGCTGGATTTATGGCGATTATTGATCCTGATTGTGACGGTTCATTGCCTGCTTTGGTTTATCACTCTCAAACCGACAGACCTATTGCAACAGACAACAATGGTAATTCAAATACAAATTCATCTGAAGGTAGTCAAAATGTACAAAAACAGCTGGAAAATCTTTTAATTTATCCGAATCCTGCAAAGACTGAAGTTAATATTTTTTATAAAATAACAACACCTTCGATTGTTAATATTACAATACTTGACTTAAGTGGAAAAAATGTTTATCAGCAAAAAAGTAATCAAAAATTTCCAACAGGGATATACCAAAAACTTATTCAAACAAGCGGTCTTTCAGCGGGTATTTATATGATGGTAATCGAAACTTCAGATTATAAAGAATCAAAAAAAATAATTATCCAATAA
- a CDS encoding T9SS type A sorting domain-containing protein: MRKFLLLTLLMFSVGVASQSPGGVSGVDLWLKADSDNVNLSYYQDFGYGQHQVQAPDMQSRPTYGLVNFNDSFTFDGQKNSLNLKYLMELLSKVSIFTVFQNKNLNKESAVYTTDNSGEKELYFGTANIFRYNGDAMEYANVNQLDSAVSFNVYSKFDIPSKKIGFISGNTGKSTLYIGKDVRTNPEWQLFKGNLPELFIYNKILTLNERTRINSYLAIKYGISLPYTEYLSSKSKKLWREEDYNEFPNRITGIGRDDFSALYQKQSTNSSESKRLVISAGELSVTNKKNTATFGDQSFLVWGDNGKELKAGEENFGFEALQRLWKARFTSEQSQSIKTSVLFNVKDIFPNIPSDKNVWLIIDKEGSGNFSTQSDAIPADQINSKGEAKFSEVYFDQDLSGTDVFTFALASQMFALYDLVQPSCITTEGKLLLNIKGGKAPFQLTLTSDKGYLGNTTIQNSEISYNQLSAGHYILKVKDALSYEQVYEFDINPFDDINLNLGSEYQIGSQGYVELDASQNITDFEASYEWTSDSGFSSFQPRVKLYEEGTYTVTVTTKDGCKKTGSFKITKGIENSIVLYPNPTRAGEDFNIRIRLSQSEDADIKMYDMSGKLISSKQLQGKSSYDIKDRMLSQGSYVITIVTETQQKTFKLIIN; the protein is encoded by the coding sequence ATGAGAAAATTTTTACTACTAACTCTACTCATGTTTTCTGTAGGAGTAGCTTCCCAGTCACCAGGAGGGGTAAGCGGAGTGGATCTTTGGCTTAAAGCAGATTCGGATAATGTCAATCTATCCTATTATCAGGATTTTGGTTATGGTCAACATCAGGTTCAGGCTCCAGATATGCAAAGTAGACCTACTTACGGGTTAGTTAACTTTAACGATAGTTTTACCTTTGATGGTCAAAAGAATTCTTTAAACCTAAAGTACCTTATGGAGCTTTTAAGTAAGGTAAGTATTTTCACAGTTTTTCAAAACAAAAATCTCAATAAAGAAAGCGCTGTATATACAACTGATAACTCAGGAGAAAAAGAACTTTATTTTGGCACAGCAAATATATTTCGATACAATGGTGATGCAATGGAATATGCCAATGTAAACCAGTTGGATAGTGCTGTTTCTTTCAATGTATACTCAAAATTTGATATTCCTTCTAAAAAAATTGGTTTTATTAGTGGAAATACTGGGAAAAGCACTCTCTATATAGGAAAAGATGTTCGCACTAACCCAGAATGGCAACTTTTCAAAGGAAACCTCCCTGAATTATTCATTTACAATAAAATTCTTACTCTGAACGAGCGTACGCGAATTAATTCCTATTTGGCAATAAAATATGGCATCAGTCTGCCATATACAGAATATTTGAGTTCAAAAAGTAAAAAGCTTTGGAGAGAAGAAGATTATAATGAATTTCCAAACAGAATTACAGGAATAGGAAGGGATGATTTTTCTGCTTTATATCAGAAACAATCTACCAATAGTTCTGAAAGTAAACGACTTGTTATCTCAGCGGGAGAACTCTCTGTCACAAACAAAAAAAATACAGCCACTTTTGGAGACCAAAGCTTTTTAGTTTGGGGAGATAATGGTAAAGAATTAAAAGCAGGAGAAGAAAATTTTGGCTTTGAAGCGTTACAAAGATTATGGAAAGCAAGATTTACATCAGAACAAAGTCAAAGTATTAAAACTTCTGTATTGTTTAATGTAAAAGATATTTTTCCAAATATTCCATCTGATAAGAATGTCTGGCTAATCATTGATAAGGAAGGGAGTGGAAATTTCTCCACCCAGTCTGACGCAATTCCTGCTGATCAGATCAATAGCAAAGGAGAGGCGAAATTCTCGGAAGTGTATTTTGATCAAGACCTTTCGGGAACCGATGTATTTACTTTCGCTTTGGCTTCACAGATGTTTGCATTATATGATTTGGTTCAGCCTTCCTGTATTACTACTGAAGGAAAACTCTTACTTAATATTAAAGGAGGAAAGGCTCCTTTCCAATTGACTTTGACATCAGATAAGGGTTATTTAGGAAATACTACTATTCAAAATTCTGAAATTTCTTATAATCAGCTTAGTGCAGGACATTATATCTTAAAAGTTAAAGATGCCCTTTCTTATGAGCAAGTGTATGAATTCGACATCAATCCATTTGATGATATTAATCTGAATTTAGGTTCTGAATATCAGATAGGAAGCCAAGGTTATGTGGAACTGGATGCTTCACAAAATATCACTGATTTTGAAGCAAGCTATGAATGGACTTCTGATAGTGGATTCAGTAGTTTCCAGCCTAGAGTAAAACTGTATGAAGAGGGAACTTATACTGTAACGGTGACAACTAAAGATGGATGCAAGAAAACAGGAAGTTTTAAAATAACAAAAGGAATTGAAAATAGTATAGTGCTATATCCAAACCCTACACGAGCAGGGGAAGATTTTAATATTAGGATTAGACTAAGCCAATCGGAAGATGCAGATATTAAAATGTATGATATGTCTGGAAAATTGATTTCCTCAAAACAATTACAAGGCAAATCTTCTTATGATATAAAAGATCGCATGCTATCTCAAGGATCTTATGTTATTACGATTGTTACTGAAACACAGCAAAAAACGTTCAAACTCATCATTAACTAA